In the Peromyscus maniculatus bairdii isolate BWxNUB_F1_BW_parent chromosome 20, HU_Pman_BW_mat_3.1, whole genome shotgun sequence genome, one interval contains:
- the Ly6s gene encoding lymphocyte antigen 6S isoform X1: MNSSHAMKTCVLILLVALLCAERAQGLRCYQCLGVTPETSCQPALCQYPDGVCINQEVEVTVESYKEKRKNKFCLPTCPEDQDPLGNFPHNPFITASVSSKLSCCKGDLCNAAVPTGGSIWTLAGVLLVSLGSVLLQTLL, encoded by the exons ATGAACAGCTCCCACGCTATGAAGACCTGCGTGCTCATCCTGCTTGTGGCCCTACTGTGTGCAGAGAGAG CCCAAGGGTTACGCTGCTACCAGTGCTTGGGGGTCACACCTGAGACTTCTTGCCAACCAGCTCTCTGCCAATACCCTGACGGGGTCTGCATCAATCAGGAGGTGGAAGTCACTGTGG AAtcttacaaagagaaaagaaagaacaagttcTGCCTTCCCACCTGCCCTGAAGATCAGGATCCTCTTGGAAATTTCCCACATAATCCTTTCATTACTGCCTCCGTCAGCTCCAAGTTGTCCTGTTGTAAGGGAGACCTCTGCAATGCAGCAGTTCCCACTGGGGGCAGCATCTGGACCCTGGCAGGGGTGCTTCTGGTCAGCCTGGGCTCGGTCCTCCTGCAAACCTTGTTGTGA
- the Ly6s gene encoding lymphocyte antigen 6S isoform X2 → MMNSSHAMKTCVLILLVALLCAERAQGLRCYQCLGVTPETSCQPALCQYPDGVCINQEVEVTVESYKEKRKNKFCLPTCPEDQDPLGNFPHNPFITASVSSKLSCCKGDLCNAAVPTGGSIWTLAGVLLVSLGSVLLQTLL, encoded by the exons AT GATGAACAGCTCCCACGCTATGAAGACCTGCGTGCTCATCCTGCTTGTGGCCCTACTGTGTGCAGAGAGAG CCCAAGGGTTACGCTGCTACCAGTGCTTGGGGGTCACACCTGAGACTTCTTGCCAACCAGCTCTCTGCCAATACCCTGACGGGGTCTGCATCAATCAGGAGGTGGAAGTCACTGTGG AAtcttacaaagagaaaagaaagaacaagttcTGCCTTCCCACCTGCCCTGAAGATCAGGATCCTCTTGGAAATTTCCCACATAATCCTTTCATTACTGCCTCCGTCAGCTCCAAGTTGTCCTGTTGTAAGGGAGACCTCTGCAATGCAGCAGTTCCCACTGGGGGCAGCATCTGGACCCTGGCAGGGGTGCTTCTGGTCAGCCTGGGCTCGGTCCTCCTGCAAACCTTGTTGTGA